A window from Flavobacterium sp. 83 encodes these proteins:
- a CDS encoding AGE family epimerase/isomerase, with the protein MSLQLKLLQSELTTELDSILGYWSKFTMDTKNGGFIGQIDYNNQINSQAEKGSVLNARILWTFASAYQLTKNEAHRRIAKRSFDYIIKHFYDTEFGGIFWSLHYDGTPKDTKNQIYAIAFVIYGMTEYYAVSKEEKALEVAIDLYKKIQEHSYDPINKGYLEAFTRDWKNIDDLRLSDKDANEKKTMNTHLHIVEGYANLYKVWKNETLRKDIVELLEVIDTHFINEETGHLRLFFDENWVEKPDVISYGHDIEAAWLLLQCAEISEDEALIARYKKHAIQLTDVTKEGIDEDGGLWYELKPESNDLIAEKHWWPQAELMIGFFNAYELTGDQAYLDVVLKNWEFIKKYILDTENGEWHWGINADYSLIQKDKAGFWKCPYHNGRACIEVINRIKNQLTN; encoded by the coding sequence GTGTCTTTACAATTAAAACTACTACAATCTGAACTTACAACTGAACTCGATTCAATTCTTGGGTATTGGTCGAAGTTTACTATGGACACCAAAAACGGAGGTTTCATTGGTCAAATAGACTATAATAATCAAATTAATTCGCAAGCAGAAAAAGGTTCGGTTTTAAATGCACGAATATTATGGACTTTTGCATCAGCATACCAACTGACCAAAAACGAAGCACATAGAAGGATAGCAAAAAGATCTTTTGATTATATTATAAAGCATTTTTATGATACTGAATTTGGCGGAATTTTTTGGAGTCTCCATTACGATGGAACTCCAAAAGACACCAAAAACCAAATCTATGCAATAGCATTTGTTATTTATGGAATGACTGAATATTATGCTGTTTCCAAAGAGGAGAAAGCACTGGAAGTTGCCATTGATTTGTACAAAAAGATTCAGGAACATAGTTATGATCCCATCAACAAAGGATATCTGGAAGCTTTTACCCGAGACTGGAAAAACATTGACGATTTACGTTTGAGCGATAAAGACGCTAACGAAAAGAAAACGATGAACACTCATTTGCATATTGTAGAAGGCTATGCCAATTTATATAAAGTATGGAAAAATGAAACCCTGCGCAAAGACATTGTTGAATTGCTAGAAGTGATTGACACCCATTTTATAAATGAAGAAACGGGGCATTTAAGACTATTTTTTGATGAAAACTGGGTAGAAAAACCAGATGTTATTTCGTATGGCCACGATATTGAAGCGGCTTGGCTCTTGTTGCAATGTGCCGAAATATCAGAAGATGAAGCTTTGATTGCACGTTATAAAAAACATGCGATTCAACTTACGGATGTCACCAAGGAAGGAATCGATGAAGATGGTGGTTTATGGTATGAATTGAAACCCGAAAGCAATGATTTAATTGCCGAAAAACACTGGTGGCCACAAGCGGAATTGATGATTGGTTTTTTTAATGCTTATGAATTAACCGGAGATCAAGCCTATTTAGATGTAGTTCTAAAGAATTGGGAATTTATAAAGAAATACATTCTTGATACAGAAAATGGGGAATGGCATTGGGGAATAAATGCAGATTATTCTTTAATACAAAAAGACAAAGCTGGTTTCTGGAAATGTCCCTATCACAATGGTCGCGCTTGCATTGAAGTCATTAATCGGATTAAGAATCAATTGACAAACTAA
- a CDS encoding MFS transporter: MHNKISIKEKVGYGLGDAASSMFWKIFSMYLMFFYTDVFGLAPAVVGTMFLITRIWDSCFDPLVGIIADRTKTRWGKFRPYLLWTAIPFAIIGILTFYTPDFDEKGKIIYAYVTYSLMMMVYSIINVPYASLLGVLSSDRKERTTLSSYRMVFAFGGSLLALWLIEPLVNHFGGNMNSKTGWLYTIIVFGIITTLFFWGCFFLTKERVQPISDEKTDLKEDLKDLWKNKPWWILLGAGIGALVFNSIRDGAAVYYFKYYVSDTVSYSFNLFGETFAMTPTSLYLVLGQAANIIGVIAATPIANKIGKKKTFFGAMSLAAILSVIFYFFGKEDVLLIMVFQILISICAGCIFPLIWSMYADSADYSEWKQGRRATGLVFSASSMSQKFGWTIGGAATGWLLGYYGFQANIEQTAVTQNGIQLMLSILPAAAALISVIFILFYPLTEEKLQTIEQDLNNKRNLTN; the protein is encoded by the coding sequence ATGCATAATAAAATAAGTATAAAAGAAAAAGTTGGTTACGGCTTGGGAGACGCTGCCTCATCCATGTTCTGGAAAATATTCAGTATGTATCTCATGTTTTTTTACACCGATGTTTTCGGTTTGGCACCTGCTGTTGTGGGAACTATGTTTCTGATTACAAGAATCTGGGATTCTTGTTTTGATCCATTGGTAGGAATTATTGCTGACCGTACAAAAACACGTTGGGGAAAATTCAGACCGTATCTTTTGTGGACAGCCATACCATTTGCCATTATAGGAATACTAACCTTTTACACCCCTGATTTTGATGAAAAAGGAAAGATAATCTACGCCTATGTAACCTATTCGTTAATGATGATGGTGTATTCTATAATCAATGTTCCTTACGCATCTCTTTTGGGCGTACTATCTTCGGATAGAAAAGAACGCACTACGCTTTCTTCGTATCGAATGGTTTTTGCGTTTGGCGGAAGTTTATTAGCCCTTTGGTTAATTGAACCATTGGTAAATCATTTTGGAGGAAACATGAATTCAAAAACAGGTTGGTTGTACACCATAATTGTTTTTGGAATTATCACTACTCTGTTTTTTTGGGGATGTTTTTTTCTGACCAAAGAAAGAGTCCAACCTATTTCTGATGAAAAAACAGATTTAAAAGAAGATTTGAAAGACCTTTGGAAAAATAAACCTTGGTGGATTCTTCTTGGAGCAGGAATTGGAGCATTAGTCTTCAATTCAATCCGTGATGGTGCAGCGGTGTATTACTTTAAATATTATGTGAGCGATACGGTAAGTTATAGTTTCAACCTCTTTGGAGAAACCTTTGCAATGACTCCTACTTCTTTATACTTAGTTTTAGGCCAGGCAGCAAACATCATTGGTGTGATTGCAGCAACGCCAATAGCAAATAAAATTGGTAAAAAGAAAACCTTTTTCGGGGCAATGTCTTTAGCTGCCATTTTGAGCGTGATTTTTTACTTTTTCGGAAAAGAAGATGTATTGCTGATTATGGTTTTCCAAATATTGATTAGCATTTGTGCCGGCTGTATCTTCCCGTTAATTTGGTCTATGTATGCCGATAGTGCCGATTATTCCGAATGGAAACAAGGACGACGTGCTACCGGACTTGTATTCTCGGCTTCTTCAATGTCTCAAAAATTTGGATGGACTATTGGAGGTGCTGCTACAGGATGGCTTTTGGGGTATTATGGATTTCAGGCAAATATTGAGCAAACTGCAGTTACACAAAACGGAATCCAACTGATGCTAAGCATTCTTCCAGCCGCCGCCGCTCTTATTTCAGTAATTTTCATCTTATTCTACCCGCTTACTGAAGAAAAACTACAGACTATTGAACAAGACCTTAACAACAAAAGAAATTTAACTAATTAA
- a CDS encoding glycoside hydrolase family 26 protein — protein sequence MKKTLFALITFFYVGISCSSKAKTIDTKSSLSDIKSTPETIILYKNLKKMTQKGILFGHQDDLAYGVNWKYEAGRSDVKEVTGDYPAVYGWDLGGLEKKSPNNIDGIPFDKMRQFIKDAHRRGGVITLSWHFDNPLTGKNAWDTTPKSLTSALPGGESHEKFKSWLDEAAKYILTLKDKNGKLIPMLYRPYHELTGNWFWWCKNNGSPEEFKLLWKFTIDYLQKKGVHNLIYVYNTADFKTKEEFLEYYPGSDYADILSFDNYQYNDPTKDNSFVENCQRQFKIMNEVAKEQNKIMAFAETGYEAIPYDKWWTNSLMKAIGDYKISYVLVWRNHGWQEKEKKMHYYAPFKGQVSEKDFVDFYNLDKILFEKDAAKENLYKK from the coding sequence ATGAAAAAAACTCTTTTCGCTCTAATAACCTTCTTTTATGTTGGAATTTCATGTTCTTCTAAAGCAAAAACCATTGATACAAAATCGTCTCTTTCTGATATAAAATCTACTCCAGAAACCATAATTTTATACAAAAACCTAAAAAAAATGACCCAAAAGGGAATCCTTTTTGGTCATCAGGACGATTTAGCTTACGGAGTGAATTGGAAATATGAAGCCGGAAGAAGCGATGTAAAAGAGGTTACTGGAGATTATCCTGCAGTATATGGATGGGATCTTGGCGGATTGGAAAAAAAATCACCAAACAATATTGACGGTATTCCTTTTGATAAAATGAGACAGTTTATTAAAGATGCTCATAGACGAGGCGGAGTTATAACCCTTAGTTGGCATTTTGATAATCCTTTGACCGGAAAAAATGCCTGGGATACCACTCCAAAATCGTTGACTTCAGCTTTACCGGGAGGAGAAAGTCATGAAAAATTTAAATCTTGGCTAGATGAAGCTGCAAAATATATTTTAACTTTAAAAGATAAAAACGGAAAATTAATTCCGATGCTATATCGTCCTTATCATGAGCTTACAGGAAACTGGTTTTGGTGGTGCAAAAATAATGGAAGCCCTGAAGAATTCAAGCTTTTATGGAAATTCACCATTGATTATTTGCAAAAAAAGGGCGTTCATAATTTAATCTATGTTTATAATACGGCTGATTTCAAAACGAAAGAAGAATTTTTAGAATACTATCCAGGTTCTGATTATGCGGATATTTTGAGTTTTGACAATTACCAATACAATGATCCTACAAAAGACAATTCTTTTGTAGAAAATTGCCAAAGACAATTCAAGATAATGAATGAAGTTGCCAAAGAGCAAAATAAAATTATGGCTTTTGCCGAGACCGGTTATGAAGCGATTCCTTATGATAAATGGTGGACCAATTCACTAATGAAAGCGATTGGGGATTATAAAATTTCCTATGTGCTAGTTTGGAGAAACCACGGATGGCAGGAAAAAGAAAAGAAAATGCATTATTACGCCCCTTTCAAAGGGCAAGTGAGCGAAAAAGACTTCGTAGATTTCTATAATCTTGACAAAATTTTATTCGAAAAAGATGCTGCAAAAGAAAACCTATATAAAAAATAA
- a CDS encoding glycosidase — MNTKTINTDFQKRKIEITNEFQQLIEQKNEPQSSVGNGIFERYKNPVLTANHAPIEWRYDLNETTNPLLMERIGVNATLNSGAMKWNNKYILAVRVEGFDRKSFIAIAESPNGVDNFIFWDKPCVLPQTEEPDTNVYDMRLVNHEDGWVYGIFCTERKDPNAPKGDTSSAIANAGIVRTKDLVNWERLPDLISNTGQQRNVVFHPEFVNGKYAVYTRPQDGFIDIGNGGGVGLGYIDDMTNPIVLDETIIYGKQYHTVYELKNGLGPAPIKTAKGWLHLAHGVRNTAAGLRYTLYMFMTDLNDISKVIHKPAGHFMAPEGIERVGDVSNVLFSNGWIEDEDGTVFIYYASSDTRMHVAVSSVEKLIDYVMNTPEDTFTSAGSVNTIIELVNKNKVIL; from the coding sequence ATGAATACAAAAACAATAAATACCGATTTCCAAAAAAGAAAAATTGAAATTACAAATGAATTTCAACAACTAATTGAGCAAAAAAACGAGCCTCAATCTTCTGTTGGGAACGGTATATTCGAACGCTATAAAAACCCTGTTTTAACAGCCAATCATGCTCCAATTGAATGGCGATATGATTTAAATGAGACTACCAATCCTTTGTTAATGGAACGAATTGGTGTGAATGCCACTCTAAATTCAGGGGCAATGAAATGGAATAATAAATACATTCTGGCTGTTCGCGTAGAAGGTTTTGACCGAAAATCATTTATTGCTATTGCCGAAAGTCCAAATGGAGTGGATAATTTTATATTTTGGGATAAACCCTGCGTCTTACCACAAACGGAAGAACCGGATACGAATGTGTACGATATGCGATTGGTAAACCACGAAGACGGTTGGGTTTACGGTATTTTTTGTACCGAAAGAAAAGACCCAAATGCGCCTAAAGGAGATACTAGTTCCGCAATTGCCAATGCAGGAATTGTTCGTACCAAAGATTTAGTGAACTGGGAACGCTTGCCTGATTTGATTTCGAATACAGGACAACAAAGAAACGTAGTCTTTCACCCTGAATTTGTAAACGGAAAATACGCCGTTTATACACGCCCACAAGATGGATTTATTGACATCGGAAATGGTGGTGGTGTAGGACTTGGTTATATTGATGACATGACAAATCCAATTGTACTGGACGAAACTATCATCTACGGAAAACAATACCATACTGTTTACGAACTTAAAAATGGTCTTGGACCGGCTCCTATAAAAACAGCTAAAGGATGGTTGCATTTGGCTCATGGTGTTAGAAATACTGCTGCCGGATTGCGTTATACCTTGTATATGTTCATGACGGATTTAAATGATATTTCAAAAGTAATCCATAAACCTGCCGGACATTTTATGGCTCCAGAAGGAATAGAAAGAGTGGGCGATGTTTCGAATGTGTTGTTTTCTAATGGCTGGATTGAAGACGAAGACGGAACCGTATTTATCTATTATGCGTCTTCAGACACTAGAATGCATGTTGCCGTTTCATCCGTTGAAAAACTGATTGATTATGTCATGAATACTCCTGAAGATACTTTTACATCAGCAGGTTCTGTAAATACAATTATTGAATTAGTAAATAAAAACAAAGTAATTTTATAA
- a CDS encoding AraC family transcriptional regulator: protein MSNLKNFYREIPPLSSGDSFLVFDRVKDNFDFPVHYHPEFELNFIQNGKGVKRVVGDNIEEIDDVELVLVGPNLYHGWELNKCTNKQIHEITTQFHNDLFDEALLSRRLMHPIRDMFNRSIHGILFSKKITEELAPRLIKVSKLDGMDYFLEIISILYDLAISRNQRLLSTFTVDYDTFDDYDKMKLVYEYVQKNFAEKITLEDVSSVASMTSISFNRFIKKRTGKTFVNYINDIRIGYAARWLVEKDLSISEIAFKSGFNNIANFNRSFKSIKKCTPSQYREDFSGLKRIL from the coding sequence ATGAGCAATTTGAAAAATTTTTACAGAGAGATACCGCCGCTTTCTTCCGGAGACAGTTTTTTAGTTTTTGATAGAGTTAAAGATAATTTTGATTTTCCGGTGCACTATCATCCTGAATTTGAACTCAATTTTATTCAAAATGGCAAAGGTGTTAAGCGGGTTGTGGGAGATAATATAGAAGAAATTGATGATGTCGAATTGGTATTGGTTGGTCCTAATTTATACCACGGCTGGGAGTTGAATAAATGCACAAATAAGCAAATTCACGAAATAACAACTCAATTTCATAATGATTTATTTGATGAAGCCTTGTTGTCAAGACGATTGATGCATCCTATTAGGGATATGTTCAATCGATCTATTCATGGAATTTTATTTTCAAAAAAAATTACGGAAGAACTCGCACCGCGACTGATTAAAGTTTCAAAACTGGACGGGATGGATTATTTTCTTGAGATTATTTCCATACTATATGATTTAGCTATTTCCAGAAATCAAAGGCTTTTGTCAACATTCACAGTTGATTATGATACGTTTGACGATTACGATAAAATGAAATTGGTTTATGAATATGTGCAAAAAAACTTTGCGGAGAAAATAACATTAGAAGACGTTTCGAGTGTGGCGAGTATGACTAGTATTTCGTTTAATCGATTTATCAAAAAGAGAACTGGGAAAACTTTTGTCAATTACATAAATGATATCAGAATTGGATATGCTGCCAGATGGCTGGTTGAAAAAGATTTGAGTATCTCGGAAATAGCTTTCAAATCCGGATTTAATAATATTGCTAATTTTAATAGAAGTTTCAAGTCTATAAAAAAATGTACACCAAGTCAATATAGAGAAGATTTTTCTGGCTTGAAAAGAATATTGTAA
- a CDS encoding VCBS repeat-containing protein — MLMRIVVFLLVIVSFSSCSKFNNDALFSKQESDDTGIKFVNKVENGPKMNLFKYRNFYNGGGVAIGDINNDGLSDVYFTSNQGSNKLYLNKGDFKFQDISKSAGIEGTKSWSTGVVMVDINADGLLDIYVCNAGNTESKNQENELFINNGNLTFTEKAAEYNLANTGITTHASFFDYDKDGDLDCYILNNSFIPVSSLNYSNKRELRDKDWNVPEILKGGGDKLLRNDNGKFNDVSESAGIYSSLIGFGLGVTVGDVNGDLYPDIYISNDFFERDYLYINNKNGTFTEQIQDWASHTSQSSMGADMADINNDGKADIFVTDMLPENDERTKNVTSFDNYDLFSRKLNLDFYYQYMQNTLQLNNGNNQFNEIAHYAGVAKTDWSWGALLFDMDNDGYKDIFVSNGIYNDLTNQDFMDFFANSFFQKLATSGKKDEMEMIIAKMPSTPIPNYAYKNNKNITFTNEAQNWGLDTPSFSNGSAYGDLDNDGDLDLIVNNVNMEAFVYKNNSEKNPKNHFVKVKLKGDNQNKFAIGSVVELFSGKEIIRQELVPSRGFQSSVDYAMTFGIGSKKIDSLRVIWPNSKSQTIKKVVNNTTYNLNVTDAKLNYSLKKQESKPFFSEKKAIFLAHKENDYIDFDYEGLISKELSQEGPSLAVADINGDGNDDIFIGGAKGQAGKIYLNNGNDNYIISNQKDIDSDANYEDTAAGFFDVDGDGDQDLLVGSGGNEKEDQANYKNRLYLNNGKGIFIKSKTSVPTVNTNVSVIAPNDFDNDGDIDVFIGSRSVPGIYGVNPKQLLLENDGKGNFSNTTDKKAFKLNEVGMIADAAWEDIDNDGKKDLIVVGDWMAPKILKNTGKRLVEYKSNLTEYSGFWNAVSCVDVNNDGKKDLILGNKGTNTSYKASNANPMRLFINDFDDNGTVEQIVTRSINGKDFPIHLKKEITSQIPMLKKKNLSYLDYSKKTFQELFAPEILSKTIQKTATIQESIIAINAGNGTFKVKVLPKEVQFSCVNTICTLDVNHDGILDIILGGNQYEFKPQFSRLDSNYGSILLGAKNGIFSWLPYNKSGFFVKGEVKHVRTIKNKNNTISLLAVINDNIPKIFKLNK; from the coding sequence ATGTTAATGCGAATTGTTGTTTTTTTATTAGTTATTGTTTCTTTTTCCAGTTGCTCAAAGTTCAACAATGATGCTTTGTTTTCTAAACAAGAATCAGACGATACGGGAATTAAGTTTGTGAATAAAGTAGAGAATGGTCCCAAAATGAACCTGTTCAAATACAGGAATTTTTATAATGGTGGAGGAGTTGCAATTGGGGACATTAATAATGATGGATTATCAGATGTCTATTTTACATCTAATCAAGGTTCTAATAAATTATATCTCAACAAAGGAGACTTTAAATTTCAAGATATTTCTAAATCGGCTGGAATTGAAGGAACTAAATCTTGGTCAACAGGAGTTGTAATGGTTGATATTAACGCCGACGGTTTATTGGATATTTATGTTTGTAATGCCGGTAATACCGAAAGTAAAAACCAAGAAAACGAACTTTTTATCAATAATGGGAACCTTACTTTTACTGAAAAGGCTGCAGAATATAATTTGGCCAATACAGGAATAACAACTCATGCGTCTTTTTTTGATTATGATAAGGATGGCGATTTAGATTGCTATATTTTGAATAATAGTTTCATTCCGGTAAGCAGTTTGAATTATTCAAATAAAAGAGAATTACGTGACAAAGATTGGAATGTTCCTGAAATTTTAAAAGGAGGAGGCGATAAATTGCTCCGTAATGATAACGGTAAATTCAACGATGTAAGTGAGTCAGCCGGAATATATAGCAGTCTTATAGGATTTGGTTTAGGAGTGACTGTCGGGGATGTAAATGGAGATTTATATCCGGACATTTATATATCTAATGATTTTTTTGAAAGGGATTATTTATACATTAATAATAAAAACGGGACTTTCACAGAACAAATACAGGACTGGGCTAGCCACACAAGCCAGTCTTCGATGGGTGCAGATATGGCAGATATAAATAATGACGGTAAAGCCGATATATTTGTTACAGACATGCTTCCGGAAAATGATGAACGTACTAAAAACGTAACCAGTTTTGATAACTATGATTTGTTTTCGAGAAAATTAAATCTAGATTTCTATTATCAATACATGCAAAATACTTTGCAACTCAATAACGGAAACAATCAATTTAACGAAATTGCTCATTATGCAGGTGTTGCGAAAACCGATTGGAGTTGGGGAGCGTTACTGTTTGACATGGATAATGACGGGTATAAAGATATTTTTGTAAGTAACGGGATTTACAATGATTTGACCAATCAAGATTTTATGGACTTTTTTGCAAATAGTTTTTTTCAAAAATTGGCAACATCAGGTAAGAAAGATGAGATGGAAATGATTATTGCTAAAATGCCTTCCACTCCAATCCCAAATTATGCCTATAAAAACAATAAAAATATAACTTTTACGAATGAGGCGCAAAATTGGGGATTAGATACACCGAGTTTTTCAAATGGATCCGCTTATGGAGATCTTGACAATGATGGAGATTTAGATTTGATTGTCAATAATGTCAATATGGAAGCTTTTGTTTATAAAAATAATTCAGAAAAAAATCCAAAAAATCATTTTGTTAAAGTAAAATTAAAAGGAGATAATCAAAATAAATTTGCAATAGGAAGCGTGGTAGAATTATTTTCCGGGAAAGAGATAATAAGACAAGAATTAGTTCCGTCAAGAGGTTTTCAGTCGTCTGTAGATTATGCAATGACTTTTGGAATCGGTTCTAAGAAAATCGATTCTTTACGGGTAATTTGGCCAAACAGTAAATCTCAAACTATAAAAAAGGTGGTTAATAATACTACTTATAATTTAAATGTTACTGATGCAAAATTAAATTATAGCTTGAAAAAACAGGAATCAAAACCGTTTTTTTCTGAAAAGAAAGCAATCTTTTTAGCGCATAAAGAAAATGATTATATCGATTTTGATTATGAAGGGTTAATTTCAAAAGAACTTTCGCAAGAAGGACCTAGTCTTGCTGTAGCAGACATTAATGGTGACGGTAATGATGATATTTTTATTGGCGGAGCGAAAGGGCAAGCTGGAAAAATCTATTTGAATAATGGAAATGATAATTATATAATTAGTAATCAAAAGGATATAGACAGCGATGCTAATTATGAAGATACTGCGGCTGGTTTTTTTGATGTTGACGGTGATGGAGACCAAGATTTATTGGTTGGTTCCGGTGGAAATGAAAAAGAGGACCAAGCAAATTATAAAAATCGATTGTATTTGAATAATGGAAAAGGAATTTTTATAAAAAGTAAAACGAGTGTTCCAACAGTTAATACTAATGTCTCCGTGATAGCGCCAAATGATTTTGATAATGATGGTGATATAGATGTTTTTATAGGAAGCAGAAGTGTTCCAGGTATTTACGGTGTAAATCCAAAACAATTATTATTAGAGAATGATGGTAAAGGTAATTTTAGTAATACTACTGATAAAAAGGCTTTTAAGTTGAATGAAGTAGGAATGATTGCGGATGCTGCTTGGGAAGATATTGATAATGACGGCAAAAAAGATCTGATTGTTGTAGGGGATTGGATGGCTCCAAAAATTTTAAAAAACACAGGGAAACGATTGGTTGAATACAAATCTAATTTAACAGAATACTCCGGTTTTTGGAACGCTGTTAGTTGTGTAGATGTCAATAATGACGGGAAGAAAGATTTAATTTTAGGGAACAAAGGGACCAATACTTCTTATAAAGCATCCAATGCAAACCCGATGCGATTGTTTATTAATGATTTTGATGATAACGGAACGGTTGAGCAAATAGTCACTCGGTCGATTAATGGTAAAGATTTTCCAATTCATTTAAAAAAAGAAATAACATCCCAAATTCCGATGTTGAAAAAGAAAAATCTAAGCTATTTAGACTATTCAAAAAAGACATTTCAAGAATTATTTGCTCCAGAAATCCTGAGTAAAACCATACAAAAAACCGCTACTATTCAGGAAAGTATAATTGCAATTAATGCTGGAAATGGAACGTTTAAAGTGAAAGTTTTACCAAAAGAAGTTCAGTTTTCTTGTGTAAATACGATCTGTACTTTGGATGTAAATCATGATGGAATTTTAGATATTATTCTAGGTGGCAATCAATATGAATTTAAACCACAATTTTCAAGATTAGATTCTAATTATGGAAGTATTCTTCTAGGTGCTAAAAATGGAATTTTTTCATGGTTGCCTTATAATAAATCAGGTTTCTTTGTTAAAGGAGAAGTGAAACATGTTAGGACAATAAAAAATAAAAACAATACTATTTCTTTATTGGCTGTTATAAATGATAATATTCCTAAAATATTTAAACTTAATAAATAA